In Patescibacteria group bacterium, the following are encoded in one genomic region:
- a CDS encoding metal-sensing transcriptional repressor has product MNLQKQKTTICFKKAQSLITKISQMIEKDEYCINIMQQNLAVIGLLKSAHQSLLENHLATCFKHAIDSGNYRRKKAMADEILKVTKLYNK; this is encoded by the coding sequence ATGAATCTTCAAAAGCAAAAAACTACCATTTGCTTTAAAAAAGCACAGAGCTTGATCACTAAAATTTCCCAAATGATTGAAAAGGACGAATACTGCATTAATATTATGCAGCAAAATTTAGCCGTAATTGGCTTGTTAAAATCTGCTCATCAATCTTTGCTGGAAAACCACCTTGCCACCTGTTTTAAACATGCAATAGATTCTGGCAATTATCGTCGAAAAAAAGCGATGGCTGATGAAATTTTAAAAGTTACTAAACTTTACAATAAATAA